A genomic stretch from Oscarella lobularis chromosome 11, ooOscLobu1.1, whole genome shotgun sequence includes:
- the LOC136193325 gene encoding acetyl-CoA acetyltransferase, cytosolic-like — protein sequence MSDNVYIVSAARTPVGNINGMLSSLPAHRLGGIAIKEALKRADVAPESVSDVFMGQVLTAGAGQNPARQAAVAAGIPYSVPSTLVNMLCGSGLRSVVLAMQAIKAGDAHIVVAGGQESMSQAPHCRHMRTAVKFGDVTMIDTLLKDGLMDSFANIHMGITAENVAQQWKIGREAQDAFAAGSQQKAEAAQKAGFLNEEIVSVLIESRSGKTEMSADEFPRHGTTAEKLAALKPAFIKDGSGTVTAGNASGLNDGAAAVVLMSAGEMRKRGIEAPLARIVSWAQAGVDPKIMGTGPIPAIRNALQKAGWSAEDVDIVELNEAFAAQSLAVLQDLKLDPTKVNVAGGATALGHPIGASGTRILVTLLYGLKRTGGKRGVAALCIGGGMGIAMCVERSS from the exons ATGAGCGACAACGTTTACATCGTGAGCGCGGCAAGAACTCCAGTCGGCAACATCAACGGCATGTTGAGTTCGTTGCCGGCGCATCGTCTCGGCGGAATCGCCATAAAGGAGGCGCTCAAACGAGCCGACGTCGCACCGGAGAGCGTCTCCGACGTTTTCATGGGGCAAGTTTTAACAGCAG GTGCCGGACAAAATCCGGCGAGACAGGCGGCCGTCGCCGCAGGAATTCCCTACAGCGTTCCGTCGACTCTCGTCAACATGCTCTGCGGCTCGGGACTGCGTTCGGTCGTGCTCGCCATGCAGGCCATCAAGGCGGGCGACGCTCACATTGTCGTCGCTGGCGGGCAGGAGAGCATGAGTCAG gcGCCTCACTGCCGGCACATGCGAACTGCCGTCAAgtttggtgacgtcaccatgATCGATACTCTGCTCAAAGACGGACTCATGGATTCATTTGCCAATATTCACATGGGGATTACTG CTGAAAACGTTGCACAACAGTGGAAAATTGGCCGAGAAGCGCAAGATGCTTTTGCTGCGGGTTCGCAGCAGAAGGCTGAAGCCGCTCAAAAGGCCGGGTTTTTGAACGAAGAAATAGTTTCGGTATTGATTGAATCGAGATCAG GAAAGACGGAGATGTCTGCTGACGAATTTCCGCGTCACGGAACAACGGCCGAGAAGCTAGCCGCTCTCAAGCCAGCGTTCATAAAAGATGGATCGGGCACGGTGACGGCCGGAAACGCATCGGGGCTCAACGACGGAGCGGCCGCAGTCGTTCTCATGAGCGCAGGGGAGatgagaaaaagaggaattGAGGCTCCTCTCGCTCGCATTGTCAGCTGGGCTCAGGCTGGAGTCGATCCAAAGATAATGGGCACAGGACCCATACCGGCTATTAGGAATGCG TTACAAAAGGCTGGTTGGTCAGCCGAAGACGTAGATATCGTCGAACTGAACGAAGCGTTTGCTGCGCAATCATTGGCTGTTCTCCAAGACTTGAAGCTGGATCCAACAAAG GTGAACGTTGCAGGAGGTGCCACCGCTCTCGGTCATCCCATCGGAGCGTCGGGCACTCGAATCCTCGTAACGCTCTTGTACGGACTAAAGAGGACAGGAGGCAAACGAGGCGTCGCAGCGCTGTGCATCGGCGGTGGAATGGGCATAGCTATGTGCGTCGAAAGATCGTCATAA
- the LOC136193324 gene encoding uncharacterized protein, which produces MLLAFIAGASLLQIALADDYFSGDLSSCLLSCKARQGEKGFPGESGLGGYEGEIGRRGPRGRYPLWWHWHILPGLPGLPGAPGEPGEQGTGPRGEKGVKGIAGQPGAMGQDVQGDTGLKGRKGDVGLKGSSGERGRPGVPGERGDQGLLGLPGLRGRDGENGAGGAPGNLGDQGDAGENGDPGPKGVVGAKGVQGDEGDAGHPSTGGQVVFGQKGDKGVKGQKGEDSNERGDKGDAGDPGEPGPNIVNVDAALSQPCNQQNEGQIHHDATTGEIVFCNGDEWKCVESNFCVGQCTENTTYRELGIGNELPSRSAVDIVLIVDDSASMAAEQGWIPSAVNALERAFRNSNIGRRAKLRNKYYVVLFGNTEGPNFRNNRTSIVTVNGRAQMESGEVEEAMAKFGKNGNAEDGYQAIELALSIEELRRRDDVALNLALVTDEPRDPFGNTGPGTVSSLNDIRDELLKRKATVNVLGKFNFESNFMNNEKIVAVDSQGRIHSLDGETIETDGFQNSSISVSVTAQRAFDLEESCRAFVQYAPLAMSTGGAVWDLGIIKDTESNSKDRTAFTNALARIKVEEVVLQSICAECKGTCEGPERKPAEKCSQEIDQTYCRCRMSGKSDEECRGQINDDEANDLQSPQTAQHVFSSLYSTCADPDDGGGFPANYEGWCDPNWPFGKKFDGKICGLTNSPDSFVYHSP; this is translated from the exons ATGCTTCTCGCATTCATCGCTGGAGCAAGTCTACTACAGATTGCACTAGCTG ACGACTACTTCTCGGGAGATCTGTCCTCTTGCTTGTTGTCCTGCAAAGCTCGACAG GGAGAAAAGGGTTTTCCTGGAGAGTCTGGACTCGGA gGATATGAGGGAGAAATCGGTCGTCGTGGTCCTCGTGGACGGTATCCACTCTGG TGGCACTGGCATATACTTCCTGGTTTGCCGGGGCTTCCTGGAGCTCCG GGAGAACCTGGAGAGCAAGGGACTGGACCACGAGGAGAAAAG GGCGTAAAGGGCATTGCCGGGCAACCGGGTGCTATGGGACAAGATGTACAG GGAGATACCGGTTTGAAAGGACGTAAAGGAGACGTGGGACTCAAG GGTTCTTCGGGTGAAAGAGGACGTCCAGGCGTTCCTGGTGAACGTGGAGATCAAGGATTATTG GGATTGCCTGGACTGCGTGGTCGCGACGGGGAAAACGGAGCAGGTGGAGCCCCAGGG AACCTCGGAGATCAAGGAGATGCTGGAGAAAACGGCGATCCA GGACCAAAAGGCGTCGTTGGTGCTAAAGGAGTGCAAGGCGATGAA GGAGACGCGGGTCATCCTTCAACTGGA GGTCAGGTAGTATTCGGCCAAAAGGGTGATAAAGGTGTAAAG ggtcAGAAAGGCGAGGACAGCAACGAGAGAGGAGACAAGGGCGATGCT GGAGATCCCGGTGAACCGGGACCGAATATTGTGAATGTGGACGCCGCTCTAAGCCAGCCGTGCAATCAACAGAACGAGGGTCAAATACATCACGATGCAACGACGGGAGAAATCGTCTTTTGCAACGGCGATGAATGGAAG TGTGTAGAATCAAACTTCTGTG TAGGACAGTGTACTGAAAACACAACCTATCGCGAACTCGGAATTGGTAACGAACTGCCTTCGCGTTCGGCCGTCGACATCGTTCTCATCGTTGACGACTCCGCAAGCATGGCGGCGGAACAGGGCTGGATTCCGAGCGCGGTGAACGCTCTCGAGCGGGCTTTCCGAAATAGCAACATCGGGAGGAGAGCAAAGCTGAGAAACAAATACtacgtcgttctctttggAAATACCGAGGGCCCTAACTTTCGCAATAATCGCACGTCGATTGTGACGGTCAATGGACGCGCTCAAATGGAGTCGGGGGAAGTGGAGGAGGCCATGGCTAAATTCGGTAAGAATGGAAATGCGGAAGACGGCTATCAGGCGATCGAACTCGCTTTGAGCATCGAGGAATTGcgacgccgcgacgacgttgcgcTCAATCTAGCTCTCGTCACAGACGAGCCGCGCGATCCGTTTGGAAACACCGGGCCGGGCACCGTGTCGTCATTGAATGACATTCGGGATGAGCTGCTCAAGCGCAAGGCTACAGTGAATGTACTTGGAAAATTCAACTTCGAATCAAATTTCATGAAcaatgaaaaaattgtcgccgtcgataGTCAAGGAAGAATTCACAGTCTCGACGGAGAAACGATTGAAACGGACGGCTTTCAAAATTCAAGCATCAGTGTTTCAGTCACTGCTCAGCGTGCCTTCGACCTAGAGGAGTCGTGTCGCGCGTTCGTTCAGTACGCGCCGCTTGCTATGAGCACCGGTGGTGCTGTGTGGGACCTGGGAATTATCAAAGATACGGAGAGTAATTCTAAAGATCGCACGGCGTTCACCAACGCTCTCGCTCGGATTAAGGTAGAGGAGGTTGTTCTGCAGTCAATATGCGCTGAATGCAAGGGGACGTGTGAGGGACCGGAACGAAAGCCCGCTGAAAAGTGTAGTCAGGAAATTGATCAAACTTATTGTCGGTGCAGAATGAGTGGGAAATCGGATGAGGAGTGCAGGGGACAAatcaatgacgacgaagccaATGATCTCCAGAGTCCTCAGACGGCACAGCAtgtcttctcgtcgctctATAGCACCTGTGCTGATCCTGATGATGGTGGTGGCTTTCCTGCCAACTATGAAGGCTGGTGCGACCCAAACTGGCCGTTTGGCAAGAAATTTGATGGCAAAATATGCGGACTGACGAATTCACCAGACAGTTTTGTGTATCATTCGCCGTGA
- the LOC136193326 gene encoding cyanocobalamin reductase / alkylcobalamin dealkylase-like, with product MSEEILVEIRDFLSPRGFECAPFKVQWYNEVVQSAFRLRYPPDTLAVSIISTPSMFEKTFKPFVASTDWTNRSESPSDPLDRCIHEQLEEASRRLADRGFNVDIIHDYDLDFTRKPRILVQTAGHVSGQAYYYQRSHVTASAPWPTNKPIYGVSIHPKYGGWFAFRGVLIFRDVAVELKRREPEDVVSTNEKRIELLEKFNSSWEDFQYRDVVPVEERYSDEQKAYFAATPGAARRKLLGLPSLNDVN from the exons ATGAGCGAGGAAATCCTCGTCGAAATACGCGATTTTTTGTCGCCGAGAGGCTTCGAGTGCGCGCCATTCAAG GTGCAATGGTACAACGAGGTCGTGCAAAGCGCGTTTCGCTTACGTTATCCGCCCGATACGTTGGCCGTGAGCATAATCAGCACGCCATCGATGTTCGAGAAGACATTCAAGccgttcgtcgcgtcgacggactGGACGAATCGCTCGGAAAGTCCTTCCGATCCTCTCGATCGATGCATTCACGAGCAATTGGAAGAAGCGAGCCGACGACTCGCCGATCGGGGCTTCAACGTCGACATAATCCACGACTACGACTTGGATTTCACGAGAAAGCCCCGAATACTCGTTCAAACGGCCGGTCACGTGTCGGGACAAGCGTATTACTATCAGCGTTCGCACGTGACCGCGTCCGCGCCGTGGCCGACGAATAAGCCCATCTACGGCGTGTCGATTCATCCGAAGTACGGGGGCTGGTTTGCATTTCGAGGCGTCTTGATCttccgcgacgtcgccgtcgaactGAAGCGAAGGGAGCCCGAAGACGTCGTATCgacaaacgaaaaacgaatcgaattgttggaaaaattcaattcgTCGTGGGAGGATTTTCAGTATCGAGACGTGGTACCGGTAGAGGAGAGATACTCAGATGAGCAGAAGGCGTACTTTGCCGCCACTCCAGGAgcagcgagaagaaaattacTTGGGCTGCCATCACTGAACGacgttaattaa